The genomic window GACGCGCTCCGATTGGCTGCCGAGTGTGGGAAAGCAGGAAAAGCCTCAGACCCACGATATCTGACACAGCGCGTGGGCTATAAATACACGAGGTCCTTTGCCATATCCACAGACAAGCAACGGGCCAAAGCATTGCAGAAACTACTGACAGCAAGCGCCAAGACGTCCGACAATGGCACCTTCCACCATGCACAGTGCTTTCCAAGTGACAACCAAAGAAAAGAATAAGGTAGGGTTTGTTTGAATAtggttgaaatgttttctttttaatactcTTGTCTCACATTTCGTCTTGGTTGCTTGGAGGACAAATCACTAAagctgttccattttttttttctccacagttACGCAAACCGATCGTGGAAAAGATGCGCAGAGATCGCATCAACACCAGCATCGAGCAGCTGAAGACGCTTCTTCAGAAGGAGTTTCGTCAACAGCAGCCGGGTTCTAAGCTGGAGAAAGCTGATATCTTAGAAATGACCGCGGGCTTCCTGAAAGGACAGGTCAAGACCAGCACCAAACTGGGCTATAGCCAGGGCTTTTCCCAGTGTCTGCAGGAGTCCATCCGCTTCCTGTCTCTCCAGGCGCCCCAACAAGCCGCTGAGTTGAGAGTGATGGAGCGTTTCTACGGATCACAGAACGCCACCCTGAGTCGCTTATCTCCCCAGCCTCTCCAGAACTCTGAACCTCGCCAGGTCTGCACGAAACAGCCGGCTAACACCAGCCCCTCGTGGAGACCCTGGTAAATCAGacattaaagaaaaagaaaacacatatcaAATCAAACTAGAGGAGAGCTTGCATTCAAGATATTCTCTGTGGCTGTGTAGGAATGTATGCGTTCCGTGTATTGTTTCAGTTCACCTGATCAGGGCGAGAGATTCCAAATCTCATTATGCTATAGAACGTGCTTTGAAATGAGAACACAGCATTGTTCTATATGTGAGTTTTAATTCAGTTCTACACGGTTTGTAGGTTTGCACTGAACTGCATTGTTGTATATTACAGTAATTGCATGAGGTTGAAAATGAAAGAGATTTGTTCTCCGACCTTTCCGCTGTACCTCCTTTATTATAGAAATTGCTCTAGATGTCCTGCCTTTTGTAAAGGCTTTACTGTGAACTATATTAGGTTCATACCGTATTGTACGCGCTGTCAAGGCATATGaacaatacatgtgtatatataatgtacagtttttaTAATGAATGTGAATGAATGAAATAGCAAGGATGGTTTCTATTGCTATCTCTTGCTAGCACTTGTATTTCAGTatctggaaaaaaatatgttGTCGTGTTTTATACGAGGCCCCTGAGTAATAAATCCACTTGATTGTACTTTGTGTTGAGTCGTTTCTTATAGCTTTCTGAAAGGACACTGGAACCCATTATAAACATAAACACGTGCGCTCTTCCTTTACAAACCACGAAGAGCAGCCCCTGTGACGCACAGTGTCAAAAAGCATTAGCAAACACAGAGCGAGCGACTGACCTGCGTATTGCATCCTGAAATAAAGGTAATCCGCTCAGAGAAGAGGCAAGGCATTGCATCCTTTATTATTTGTGCCAAATGACGCACGTTTCTGTTATTTAATTCTTAGAAATTATCACGGGAATACACACACAggaatttaaaaatgatcaatctAGACCGAGCGCTCCAATGTGAGGCTGAATAAACCCAGCCTCTGAGTCATATTTAGGCTGTGGTTTATTTTAGTAGCCCACAGCTTTCCCTGTCGTACACCTTCATTGTGGGTTTATCTGACACTTCTGTGGAACATTCATAGCTCAGAACTGCGTACAGCTATACAGTACAAGGTATATAACGTATACAGGCGTAAACCCATCGTGTGTATTGCTTCAGCTGTCCGTGTCCATTCGTAAACTGAGCTATACTGTGGACGAAGAGGTCATCTAGATCTTAACTTAtagttacattttatattttgttttttaaactcgtGTCTTGATGCCCATCCAAACGATTGATTCACCCACAGGCAATTCAATAATAATAGTTGTTTTacaatataacccccccccccccccccccccccccccccccaaaaaaaaaaaaaacctcaagaaAATGTTTGTGTTATGTTTGTGTTATAAAGCCTTATATCCGTGTTCCAGTAAGAACACCCGCTGCGTAATGTTCAGAAACGTGTCTGGTCTGGCGCTCAAGGCACGCTTCTTCTGTtcccccaataaaaaaaaaaaaaccgtttgCATCAAAGGAGTGCAGCCTATCCAGGACAGCTTGAGACAGAATAGAAAAACGTGTGGTTCCGCAGACAGTGTCATCCATGCGTCTTAACACCTGGGAACTGAGACCCCCCCCGGTGCCAGTCTGAGAGATCAAATCCTTCTCACCGGGGCACAGTGTGATCAGCACAGAGGTGCGGACACACGCCGCTCTTTCTATCTGATTGTATGACGGACTGCTTCTAATCATTTAACCACGTCGCTCAAAATTACAATCGAAGAAAGTAAGAGACAACAAACGGGCTAGCAAACTTTAGACCTACAGCGGCAGCCTGTATCTACAGAAAACCTGCCAAATCTGTCACTTCAGGCACATTCTCACTTCATCAATAACACCAGTCGACTCTTACTCGGCTAATTCAGGAAACGCGCAGGTGCCTCAACACTTATTACAGAGGCCTGTAATCTATATCCCACTGTGATTTAAACACTGTAGCCCCATTGCTGTGTGTCAGTACCAGCGGCGTGTGGGAGCTGTGTGCAGGGCCTGTGCTTCTGGAACCTGGGAAAGTCCCACCCCCCGAAACTCAGACCCGCTGCCGGAGGCAAAGGCGCTTCCcactgaagagaaaaaaaagaacaaaacacaatgcaTCTGTATCGCAAGTCACGCATACAACAGCCACAGagagacattttaaatacagtatacacataataacacaaaagcggcaatttaaaagttacattaaaactcaTTAAGCTAAGAAAGCCTCTTTATAAAAAAGCGCGTTTCTAGATATAtagcataattgtttttttttaaatgtttttaaaacaagtttttttttaaaacatggtgtGTTGTCGTTGTAATTATGCCTTAAAAATCgatcttatattaaaaaaaacagacaagtgtACACAAATGTGAAATGAAGATTCCAGTTGCATATTCTTTAAATGTTGCGAGCAGGGATAAATTAAGCTTgacctcaccccccccccccaccccccccctgcGCCATTTAGCAAGGCACACTTCTACTGTCCTGATGAAACTCGCCCAGAAAGGAGACTCCCACAAGCACCGGGCACCGTCACGCGTGTCAGCCAGCTGTTTGAGCGAGAAGAGCGCTCCCGGGAACGGGCACTATCAATCCTGCTCAGGTGTGTAATTGATAATTCGCCCACACGTTGGTGCTGTACAGTCCTTAGCTGGAAATGAATATTTCGGTGTACGCTGTTGTTTATGttgataatatactgtaatatgatAACTCTCTATTTCTATTACTCACAatagttttataattgtatagGCACCTTATAAGAAAGGTTttacatttgaaagaaataaataaaccgtTATTATAAACAATATCTACACTCCAAACCTAACAGTTGAAAATGACGTAATGCCCCAGCATACGCTCCCATTGGCGCCTGACCTTCACGGGAAAGAAGGTACCTGGTATTCTTATTATCTTGCGCCGTGAATCAGACGAGATAAAAGGATACTGAAGAGGCGAGCCTCTGGCTTGTTTGAGTTTCCCCACACTTTGATATAGGCCATCCGGTGAGACAATAGACAGTCaacgaataaataaatacaataataataagtattaatTTCATGATTAACTGACTGACTGTTCATAAGAGATAGGAACCCCTCGGGACAACAGACGGGAGGGAGTGGGAGCACGGGATCAAGTCgtgtttttgttaattacattACTGTTTGTAAGACAGATCTTGGATACATTTGATAGTCGTGTAGCCTCCGACTcaaaaaaatattgcaataaccagccaagaaaacaaaacaaaacaaaacaaaaaaacagtgttggTACTTATCAGTCCAAAACGTCTTGCAACCTCAGCGTGCGCAAGTCCCTTCCTGTGTTTTCATCCATGCCTCTTAAACCGGAAGGTCTATATTCCTGGTGTTTTAGATCGGCATGATTTTCCCAACAGATAGTCCCTTTGACCAAGGCCTCAGTCGTAACCACTTATTTTTTTAAGGCGGCttgaattgttattttaatttacaatgggTACTTGCGCGCCACGCGTTGCCCACTCTCATCAAACACAACCTTCAGTCTAAATTAGCGCACCTGTTGAGACAGCCTGGTCGGATTCTCTCAAAGGTACAGCTCGCTTCATTGGAACAGGGCTGTTTAAAAAGGTACCGTCCCTAACCAAAGGATAACTGGGTTAAGGGCAGGTTAGGTAATATGTAAGTGCACAGGAAGAAATCAAAGTGAGCTACCTTTACGAGTTTGTCAAGAACTAGAGAACCCTTATTGAAGCATGGGTCTGAATCGTTTACACTTCATCGGGGTCGGTTGGGAATTTTAGGTATCGTTAAAGTCCAGTCACGGGTTAAGGCACAAgtgtgttgtttctgtttttaggTGAAGAGACAGGAATCCCATCAAAGTTTAATCATTGGCATTACAATGTgtgtaaaatgtttgtgttttactaCCTGCTGCATCAGAGACAATTCGTTTACAGATAGGTACACATCTATCGGTATAGATAGATGCCCGAACCAATGCGTAAGAACTGAGAACACAAACCATatgcaattcaaaagtatttattgcGAGTGTATTATATCATCATACAAAAGTATGCTTAACACTTTCATCAACAGAAATACATCCAAGAATAATCATTAAAACATGATCGGTAAAGTAAAACAACAACTATAATGTTAATGTTCCTATTATACCCGATAGTGTTTCCAATCACAGATTGTTACAAACAGGACGATACAAAATGACATCGTGCCATTATAAAAGGCAACTAAGATTCtttatgaccaaaaaaaaaaaaaaagtttttaaaacttcCCATAGCGATAAAGAATACACTGGAGAACGCTTCTCCTACGAATGTAGAGTTATATGCATTTACAGCATTACACGAGGTGATGTAACAGCGACACATTGAAATGCACCCATCAATTCTCCCTTTCACTGAAGGGAACATGTTGAAAATATCTCAAAAATAGGCCAGTAACTAATCGACCCAATACCTTTATAAAAGGCGACTATCATACTCTGCAGGTAAAACAAAGACACTTGCATTGACGTTTCTCCTGTATAAGAAACCTTAATAAGTGCAGGACCGCTGTCACAAACTACAGAAAGAACCATCCTGTAAACGCAATGCGTACAtattaaacatattgtaaaacGATGTGCTCACATGTATTATACAACCGCCGTTCAACATGAAGGCAGCttgaaacaatattaaaaacGGAAATAAACATTCCAAACTACCGGAGGGTTTACACCCCCCTCCCCGGGTTTAGTGGCAGATCTACCAAGGTCTCCACACTGCTCTCTCGGGGCTGGGGACCACTGGCTTGGTGAAGGTCTGGCCAGCGGGAACAGTCACCGGAGATGCAGGGAAACT from Polyodon spathula isolate WHYD16114869_AA chromosome 16, ASM1765450v1, whole genome shotgun sequence includes these protein-coding regions:
- the LOC121329102 gene encoding transcription factor HES-5-like encodes the protein MAPSTMHSAFQVTTKEKNKLRKPIVEKMRRDRINTSIEQLKTLLQKEFRQQQPGSKLEKADILEMTAGFLKGQVKTSTKLGYSQGFSQCLQESIRFLSLQAPQQAAELRVMERFYGSQNATLSRLSPQPLQNSEPRQVCTKQPANTSPSWRPW